The genomic interval CTCAAAACAATAATGCTGGTTTTGAAAATACTTTCCTTGGAAACTCGGCAGGATCAGTGAATACAATCGGCAATAAAAATACCTCTTTAGGTTATTTAGCAGGTCCTTCCATTAATAACTTAACGAATGCCACCGCAATCGGCCACAGGGCTAGAGTGAATATATCTAATGCTTTAGTATTAGGTTCTATCAATGGAGTAAATGGCGCTACTGCCACTATACAAGTAGGGATAGGCACTGCTTCGCCTTCCTATTTGCTGCATGCCAATGGCACAGCTGCCAAACCTGGGGGCGGTAGCTGGACGGCGGCTTCCGATAAACGATTAAAACACCATATCAAAGACTTTACAGAAGGTTTAGCCACCTTAGAGAAGATCCGCCCGGTGACATTCCACTATAATGGCAAAGCAGGTTTGCCTACGGAGAAAGAATATGTAGGTGTGATTGCTCAAGAAATGCAACAAATCGCCCCTTATATGGTAGGGGAGTTCTCTTATCAAGATTCTACTGGTGCTGAGGAGAAATACTTAGATTACGATGCTACAGCCCTTACTTATATATTAGTCAATGCTACAAAGGAGCAACAGCAACAAATACAATCATTACAGCAGCAAAATCAAGACCTTAAACAAGAGGTAGCCGCCCTGAAAGAGTTAATAGTAAAGCATATACCACAAGCAGGCAAGGAGAAGGCACGCTTAGGGCAAAACATTCCCAATCCCTATATGCAATCCACTTCTATTCCCTATCAACTACCCCTTACGGCTAAGAGTGCTTCTATCAAAGTATATTCTTCTTCGGGGCAAGAACTCAAAAGTTTTGACCTAACAGGTAGCACACAAGGAATAATTACCCTTACAGGAGGCTTGTTTGCTGCCGGTACATATGTATATACACTTTTTGTAGATGGCATTAGCCTAGAAAGTAAAAAGCTTGTTTTAACTAAATAGTACAAACCAAAACGGATGTGTAAAATTGACTATGGCTGAACATTTTACATATCCTTGTCAGGCCTCCAGTTTTTCGGACAGAAGCCAAGTAGAAAACATATGCAGATTATGGTTCGCAGCTTTTCTTATTAGTTACTTCAAAGGCAGGTGGCTGTTGCACAACGTACAGAAGGATAAAATAAAGGGCAAGTTCTTGCCCAAGAGGGAGGACTTGAGCTTTGGCTCTTGGATGGTTAAAGCAAGTAATTAGCTTTTGCAGATTATAGGCACAAGCGGCCATAAGCATCATTTTGTGAGCGGCTTGTTTGCCTTTTGCATTGCTTCTTTTCATGCCATAATAGTTAAGTAAACTGCCAAAAACAGGTTCTACCGTGGCCATTCTGCGTCTTTTCATTCTCTTGCCTTCTTTGCTTTCTATGCGCTGCTGCATACGCTGATGATAGTGACGATAGACACTGAAAGTGAGGCTTTGTCGCCTTTTATTGCCACAACATTGCTTTTTAAAAGCACACACTCCACATTCTTTTACTCTGGCATGGTAGTAATGAGTGGCAAAGCCATTTTCCATTCTAATACCATGATAGTAGAGCAGTTTTTCATTGCGGCATACATAGGCATTCTTTATAGCATCATACCTAAATCCTTCTCTTCATTGACCCGATTCCGTGGTCAATTGGGATGATAACTA from Rhodocytophaga rosea carries:
- a CDS encoding tail fiber domain-containing protein, which codes for MKITLLFSFLALSWTGWHSVSYSQSYNAGVGSGSQGYNSIHLGAYAGRVSTGSGNNFVGYQAGYSNTYASSNIFLGNQTGYNNIGGDDNIFIGSLAGYSNSHGDKNIFIGIRAGILNTTGYYNNFIGDQAGYSTTTGYANNFIGTDAGLKNSTGHNNSIIGFRAGYYNTSGYYNSFVGALAGFNNNTGFNNVMLGYRAGYSNTASNNTFIGKEAGFKTTTGSVNTFIGGEAGYNNISGSNNVFVGRLTAQNNNAGFENTFLGNSAGSVNTIGNKNTSLGYLAGPSINNLTNATAIGHRARVNISNALVLGSINGVNGATATIQVGIGTASPSYLLHANGTAAKPGGGSWTAASDKRLKHHIKDFTEGLATLEKIRPVTFHYNGKAGLPTEKEYVGVIAQEMQQIAPYMVGEFSYQDSTGAEEKYLDYDATALTYILVNATKEQQQQIQSLQQQNQDLKQEVAALKELIVKHIPQAGKEKARLGQNIPNPYMQSTSIPYQLPLTAKSASIKVYSSSGQELKSFDLTGSTQGIITLTGGLFAAGTYVYTLFVDGISLESKKLVLTK
- a CDS encoding transposase; the encoded protein is MENGFATHYYHARVKECGVCAFKKQCCGNKRRQSLTFSVYRHYHQRMQQRIESKEGKRMKRRRMATVEPVFGSLLNYYGMKRSNAKGKQAAHKMMLMAACAYNLQKLITCFNHPRAKAQVLPLGQELALYFILLYVVQQPPAFEVTNKKSCEP